Proteins encoded by one window of Rutidosis leptorrhynchoides isolate AG116_Rl617_1_P2 chromosome 7, CSIRO_AGI_Rlap_v1, whole genome shotgun sequence:
- the LOC139857829 gene encoding cysteine synthase 2 has product MAPSPISIGVITAVSVALYSVYVLANRIRDTSDSKGKTLTPKQSKKNGIIGAIGNTPLIRINSLSDATGCEIYGKAEFLNPGGSVKDRVAMKIIEEALECGQLSRGGLVTEGSAGSTAISLATVAPAYGCRCHVVIPDDAAIEKSQILEALRATVERVRPVSITHKDHYVNIARRRASEANNLAQQHKNGKNGKDAMHTNGYSSENKKQNEDFTGEYKGGYFADQFENLANYRAHFEGTGPEIWAQTGGKLHAFIAAAGTGGTVAGVSKYLKEKDPGINCYLVDPPGSGLYNKVTRGVMYTREEAEGKRLKNPFDTVTEGIGINRLTENFKLAQLDGAFRGTDIEAVEMSRFLLKNDGLFIGSSSAMNCVGAVRVAKLLGPGHTIVTILCDSGMRHLSKFCNPEYLAQHGLTPSAKALEFLD; this is encoded by the exons ATGGCACCATCGCCGATTTCAATTGGGGTTATAACAGCTGTCTCAGTTGCTCTATATTCTGTTTACGTTTTAGCCAACAGAATTCGAGATACGTCAGATTCAAAAGGCAAAACCCTAACTCCAAAACAATCGAAGAAAAATGGAATCATTGGTGCCATTGGCAACACTCCTCTGATTCGAATCAATAGCTTATCTGATGCAACTGGTTGCGAA ATATATGGGAAAGCGGAATTTTTGAATCCTGGAGGAAGTGTTAAAGACAGAGTAGCTATGAAAATAATCGAAGAG GCTTTGGAATGTGGACAACTATCTCGTGGTGGTTTAGTTACAGAGGGGAGTGCTGGGAGCACAGCTATTAGTCTTGCAACGGTTGCTCCTGCTTATGGATGCAGATGCCATGTGGTTATACCAGACGATGCTGCAATCGAGAAG TCTCAAATACTCGAGGCCCTTAGAGCAACTGTTGAAAGGGTTAGGCCAGTTTCAATAACTCACAAAGATCACTATGTCAATATTGCAAGGAGAAGGGCTTCAGAAGCAAATAATCTAGCACAGCAACACAAAAATGGTAAAAATGGCAAAGATGCAATGCATACAAATGGATACTCGTCCGAGAACAAAAAACAAAACGAAGACTTCACTGGCGAGTATAAAGGTGGCTACTTTGCAGATCAATTCGAGAACCTGGCTAACTATAGAGCTCACTTTGAAGGAACCGGGCCTGAGATCTGGGCCCAGACTGGTGGAAAGCTACATGCTTTTATAGCTGCTGCAGGCACGGGTGGTACTGTGGCTGGTGTTTCTAAATATCTAAAG GAAAAGGATCCGGGTATAAATTGTTATCTTGTGGATCCTCCTGGTTCTGGTTTGTACAATAAAGTTACAAGGGGGGTGATGTACACAAGAGAAGAGGCCGAAGGGAAACGGCTAAAGAACCCATTTGATACTGTCACTGAAGGTATAGGCATCAATAGATTGACGGAAAATTTTAAATTAGCACAACTTGATGGAGCATTCAGAGGCACCGATATCGAAGCTGTCGAAATGTCTAG ATTTCTTTTAAAGAATGATGGACTGTTTATCGGAAGTTCTTCAGCAATGAATTGCGTTGGGGCTGTCAGAGTAGCCAAATTATTGGGTCCCGGTCATACAATTGTAACTATTTTGTGTGATAGCGGGATGAGACATTTAAGCAAGTTTTGTAACCCGGAGTACCTTGCTCAACATGGCTTAACACCATCAGCAAAAGCTTTAGAATTTCTTGATTGA
- the LOC139858690 gene encoding uncharacterized protein — MDTSAHNTPTIDEDEWDTDGFVIPSLEIEDANNSIINAPQVEDSKAKIEAKKEENIYLGPHGAPPSQAKPDVNSFGRKQRFRQKLKDADKKISGSGRENKLENLRDLVGGSKMNSNISKSSPKDWLDPHCNESQFEKRYPL; from the exons ATGGACACTTCTGCACACAACACTCCAACAATCGACGAAGACGAGTGGG ACACCGATGGCTTTGTAATCCCGAGCTTGGAAATCGAAGACGCAAATAATAGCATAATAAATGCTCCACAAGTAGAAGACTCGAAAGCGAAAATCGAA GCTAAGAAAGAGGAGAATATATATCTTGGTCCACATGGAGCTCCTCCGTCACAAGCCAAACCGGATGTAAATTCTTTTGGACGAAAGCAAAGGTTCAGGCAGAAATTAAAGGACGCAGATAAGAAAATTAGTGGGTCCGGACGAGAAAACAAGCTGGAGAATTTACGAGATCTTGTGGGTGGAAGCAAGATGAATTCTAACATTTCCAAAAGTTCTCCAAAGGACTGGCTAGATCCACATTGTAATGAGTCTCAGTTTGAAAAGCGGTACCCTTTATAG
- the LOC139857941 gene encoding uncharacterized protein — protein sequence MTEETNQFQAIYVPKFDGDYDHWCLLMENLLISKELWRVIEEGYKEPVDESTMTETERVNLNALKLQDLKARNYLFQSIDKHILKTITQKKTSKQIWDAMKMKCQGNARVKRAQLQRLRRDYETLGMKSGESVTAYFGRIMVVANDMRNCGEDMPDVKIVEKILRTLTENFIPVVCSIEESKDLDTLSVDELQSSLLVHEQKLLKRRASVKDRT from the coding sequence ATGACAGAGGAGACGAATCAGTTTCAAGCGATCTATGTACCAAAGTTCGATGGTGATTATGATCACTGGTGTTTGCTGATGGAAAACCTTCTGATATCGAAGGAATTGTGGCGTGTAATTGAGGAAGGGTACAAGGAGCCAGTAGATGAATCAACGATGACAGAGACTGAGCGTGTCAATCTAAACGCTCTTAAATTGCAAGATCTGAAGGCTCGAAATTATCTATTTCAATCGATAGATAAACACATTCTCAAGACTATCACACAGAAAAAAACATCCAAACAAATATGGGATGCTATGAAGATGAAGTGTCAAGGGAATGCGAGGGTTAAGCGAGCACAATTGCAACGGTTACGTAGAGATTACGAAACCTTGGGGATGAAATCTGGAGAATCTGTTACAGCCTACTTTGGAAGGATCATGGTTGTAGCCAATGACATGCGAAATTGTGGTGAGGACATGCCAGATGTCAAGATTGTAGAGAAAATTCTTCGAACTCTCACCGAAAACTTCATACCGGTGGTGTGTTCCATAGAAGAATCAAAGGATCTTGATACTTTGTCCGTAGATGAGCTGCAGAGTTCACTACTTGTTCATGAGCAAAAGTTGCTCAAACGAAGAGCAAGTGTTAAAGATAGAACATGA